A stretch of the Deltaproteobacteria bacterium genome encodes the following:
- a CDS encoding DUF115 domain-containing protein, producing the protein MTEPLERLCERMAHLAEVGDRFMDACLRGDAADARRWLARSRAARAQVERTQQEVERAGAPETAGGIAWLARARSLAARLRTSDEAVKLWLEQPLPPDAELLQTGEGVEAYIDAMLGATWDYDHDLVVLAGSKLEPVARALLAQGQKRIAAYVPSGDHAYPPEVRVASTHEELQAITLALNPHPPARVASKRHPDSDVTAEDHEAAMTKVERALSEVRVQFNTVKNFAPTWVAQGIANLAAVASWPSIAPLRGAFAGVPAVVVAPGPSLAKNVDVLRRLKGRALIITFSHTLKALAAADVVPDLVLCADPQDVRYHFDGVSLADVGAMINGVTVHPALFELGAPRYFTFAANSQLDDWIYESFGDEARLDGGGSVATSACTLALQLGCDPIVFAGLDLSFPGGKYYVDTSCDGQTEVVRRDDGSLVVRGWSEGFKNLQVVRGAEESRVQAAVELPGYHGGTVVTNFMLSLFHKWFEEQVAEHGDRVRFINATEGGARIAGTEQLPLAEVASQVATSGAGDVDVAAVLDRAVADLDVRGRRAALKRRLDDMVSAVDRVRSLAGRCRSLAARAAIDDGALAQLQQVEAQLSDALAPVLFVSLVAQDEIAAAVGRAQSAASVADTLAASSDLFATIKTVADWLYPLLSEARDKIS; encoded by the coding sequence ATGACCGAACCCCTCGAACGACTGTGCGAACGGATGGCCCACCTCGCCGAGGTGGGCGATCGCTTCATGGATGCGTGCCTGCGCGGCGACGCGGCCGATGCGCGGCGCTGGCTCGCGCGATCTCGCGCGGCGCGCGCACAAGTCGAGCGCACCCAGCAGGAGGTGGAGCGCGCCGGCGCACCCGAGACCGCCGGCGGCATCGCATGGCTCGCGCGAGCGCGGTCGTTGGCTGCGCGTTTGCGCACGAGTGACGAGGCGGTCAAGCTGTGGCTCGAACAGCCGTTGCCGCCGGACGCGGAGTTGCTGCAAACGGGCGAGGGGGTCGAGGCATACATCGACGCGATGCTCGGGGCGACGTGGGACTACGACCACGACCTGGTCGTCCTCGCCGGCTCGAAACTCGAGCCGGTCGCGCGCGCGCTGCTCGCGCAGGGACAAAAGCGGATCGCCGCCTACGTTCCGTCCGGGGATCACGCCTACCCGCCCGAGGTCCGCGTCGCTTCGACCCACGAGGAGCTGCAGGCCATCACCCTGGCTCTCAACCCCCATCCACCGGCGCGCGTCGCGTCCAAGCGCCACCCCGACAGCGATGTGACGGCCGAGGATCACGAGGCGGCGATGACCAAGGTCGAGCGCGCGCTGTCGGAGGTCCGCGTTCAGTTCAACACGGTCAAGAATTTCGCGCCCACGTGGGTCGCCCAGGGCATCGCGAATCTTGCCGCGGTGGCGTCGTGGCCATCGATCGCGCCGCTGCGCGGCGCGTTCGCCGGCGTGCCCGCCGTCGTCGTCGCGCCGGGCCCATCTCTGGCGAAAAACGTCGACGTGCTGCGACGGCTCAAGGGACGTGCATTGATCATCACGTTCAGCCACACGCTCAAGGCGCTGGCCGCGGCGGACGTCGTCCCCGACCTCGTGCTGTGCGCCGACCCGCAGGACGTCCGCTATCACTTCGACGGCGTGTCGCTCGCGGACGTCGGCGCGATGATCAACGGCGTGACCGTGCATCCGGCGCTGTTCGAACTCGGGGCGCCGCGCTACTTCACGTTCGCCGCCAACAGCCAACTCGACGACTGGATCTACGAGTCGTTCGGCGACGAGGCGCGCCTCGACGGCGGCGGGTCGGTCGCCACGTCCGCCTGTACCCTCGCGCTGCAGCTCGGCTGCGACCCGATCGTGTTCGCGGGGCTCGACCTGTCGTTTCCCGGCGGCAAGTATTACGTGGACACCAGCTGCGACGGCCAGACCGAGGTGGTCAGGCGCGACGACGGCAGCCTCGTCGTGCGCGGCTGGAGCGAGGGCTTCAAGAACCTTCAGGTCGTGCGCGGCGCCGAGGAGTCGCGCGTACAGGCAGCGGTCGAACTGCCCGGCTACCACGGCGGCACCGTCGTGACGAACTTCATGCTCAGCCTGTTCCACAAATGGTTCGAGGAACAGGTGGCCGAGCACGGCGACCGCGTGCGGTTCATCAACGCCACGGAGGGCGGTGCTCGCATCGCCGGCACCGAGCAGCTGCCGCTGGCCGAGGTCGCGAGCCAGGTTGCGACCTCGGGCGCGGGCGATGTCGACGTCGCCGCGGTGCTCGACCGTGCGGTCGCCGACCTGGACGTTCGCGGCCGTCGAGCCGCGCTGAAGCGGCGACTCGACGACATGGTGTCCGCCGTCGATCGCGTCCGCTCTCTCGCCGGCAGGTGCCGATCCCTGGCGGCGCGCGCGGCGATCGACGACGGCGCTCTCGCGCAACTTCAACAGGTCGAGGCGCAGCTATCCGACGCACTGGCTCCGGTGTTGTTCGTGTCGCTGGTGGCGCAAGACGAAATTGCCGCGGCGGTCGGCCGCGCGCAGTCGGCCGCGTCGGTCGCGGACACGCTCGCGGCATCGAGCGATCTGTTCGCAACGATCAAGACGGTCGCCGATTGGTTGTACCCACTTCTTTCTGAGGCACGAGACAAAATCTCCTAA
- a CDS encoding flagellin FliC: MAVSIVTNTASLGAQRHLSRTQSRMADNINRLASGLRINRASDDAAGLAISEKLKSQIRSLSQASRNANDGVSLTQVAEGAMDQMQGIVSRMRELAIQSANGTLGATERGFIQTEFSELRTELDRISSVTEFNGQKLLDGSASAGLTMQVGINNTANDRVTIKITKLASDTLGSSTKLSAASLSTATKAQAAIAVFDKAISQLSDARAKLGAAQNRLTVTMDNLSVAHENLSAANSRIRDVDVAEETAAFTRNQILSQAGVSVLAQANQLPSVALSLLG; this comes from the coding sequence ATGGCTGTCTCAATCGTTACCAACACCGCATCGCTAGGCGCGCAGCGACACCTCAGTCGCACGCAATCGCGCATGGCGGACAACATCAACCGACTGGCGTCGGGCTTGCGGATCAACCGGGCGTCCGACGACGCCGCGGGGCTGGCGATCAGCGAAAAACTCAAGTCGCAGATCCGCAGCCTGTCGCAGGCCAGCCGCAACGCCAACGACGGCGTCAGCCTCACTCAGGTCGCCGAGGGCGCAATGGATCAGATGCAGGGCATCGTGTCGCGCATGCGCGAACTCGCGATCCAGTCGGCCAACGGCACGCTCGGCGCGACCGAGCGCGGGTTCATCCAGACCGAGTTCTCGGAGCTTCGCACCGAGCTCGACCGCATCTCGTCCGTGACCGAGTTCAACGGGCAGAAGCTGCTCGACGGTTCGGCGTCCGCGGGTCTCACGATGCAGGTCGGCATCAACAACACCGCCAACGACCGCGTCACGATCAAGATCACCAAGCTGGCGTCGGACACGCTGGGGTCCAGCACGAAGCTCAGCGCGGCTTCTCTGTCGACCGCGACGAAGGCCCAGGCCGCGATCGCGGTGTTCGACAAGGCGATCAGCCAGCTGTCGGATGCCCGGGCCAAGCTCGGCGCGGCGCAAAACCGGCTGACGGTGACGATGGACAACCTGTCGGTCGCCCACGAGAACCTGTCTGCCGCCAATAGCCGGATCCGGGACGTCGACGTCGCCGAGGAAACGGCAGCGTTCACCCGCAACCAGATCCTGTCGCAGGCGGGCGTCTCCGTCCTCGCGCAGGCCAACCAGTTGCCGTCGGTGGCGCTGTCCCTCTTGGGATAG
- a CDS encoding hemerythrin domain-containing protein: protein MRRDPRLRALSSDHHRALVLARRAAQAADAGGAAAAEAWRALADTFARELEPHFAVEEQVLLPALREAGHGGLVDRTLEDHVALRAYTSADMEPAAGLRGFADRLTSHVRFEERELFEVAQRALPDGALDAVAAAAERAQPAR, encoded by the coding sequence TTGCGCCGGGACCCGCGGCTGCGGGCGCTTTCGTCGGACCATCATCGCGCGCTCGTGCTCGCGCGCCGGGCCGCACAGGCCGCCGACGCGGGCGGCGCCGCGGCCGCCGAGGCGTGGCGCGCGCTGGCCGACACGTTCGCGCGCGAACTCGAACCCCATTTCGCGGTGGAGGAGCAGGTGCTGCTGCCGGCCCTGCGCGAGGCAGGCCACGGCGGTCTGGTCGACCGAACGCTCGAGGATCACGTCGCGCTGCGCGCATACACGTCCGCCGACATGGAACCCGCGGCGGGACTGCGCGGCTTTGCCGACCGGCTCACATCGCACGTTCGGTTCGAGGAGCGGGAGCTGTTCGAGGTCGCCCAGCGGGCGCTGCCGGACGGTGCACTCGACGCCGTGGCCGCGGCCGCGGAGCGCGCGCAGCCGGCGCGGTGA
- a CDS encoding GNAT family N-acetyltransferase — translation MPTSQTERPAPGAVHPAGTAVVPASGAAVALRAATPADCEYVWQINNAPDVRAVSVDPRPIPFDEHRRWFTRALSDPSASLAVICRDGEPAGVVPVHRARDGAAVVSIALDPAHRGAGIGRAAVAAACRAYARRHPGVPIDAWIHPDNRASAGCFRAAGFSWRACARRAGRTWHVYRWTEQAAAP, via the coding sequence ATGCCGACATCGCAGACTGAACGACCCGCGCCCGGCGCCGTCCACCCGGCCGGCACCGCCGTCGTGCCCGCGAGCGGCGCCGCCGTCGCGCTGCGCGCCGCCACGCCCGCGGATTGCGAGTACGTGTGGCAAATCAACAACGCGCCCGACGTGCGCGCCGTGTCGGTTGACCCGCGGCCCATCCCGTTCGACGAGCACCGGCGATGGTTCACCCGCGCACTGAGCGATCCCTCGGCGTCGCTCGCGGTGATCTGTCGCGACGGCGAGCCGGCCGGCGTGGTCCCCGTACACCGCGCACGCGACGGCGCGGCGGTCGTGTCGATTGCGCTCGATCCGGCGCATCGCGGCGCCGGGATCGGCCGCGCCGCCGTCGCCGCCGCGTGCCGCGCGTACGCCCGGCGCCACCCGGGCGTGCCGATCGACGCCTGGATCCATCCCGACAACCGCGCGAGCGCCGGCTGTTTCCGCGCCGCCGGATTCAGCTGGCGCGCGTGCGCGCGGCGCGCCGGCCGGACGTGGCACGTCTATCGGTGGACGGAGCAGGCAGCCGCGCCGTGA
- a CDS encoding shikimate dehydrogenase — protein sequence MSCYIIAEAGSNHCGNRDVAHRLVDVAADAGADAVKFQLFKAEELYPRSAGASDYLGDPRSIYDIIRDLEMPASWLEPLARHCADRGIDFLVSAFDEQSVDAVDPFVASHKIASYEMTHHPLVRHVAAKGKRVLLSTGTASLDEVGAAVDVVRGAGNDDLVLLQCTASYPTPLDQANVRAVRTLADAFGVPAGLSDHTRDPITAPAAAVALGAVVVEKHVTLDNKLPGPDHAFAVEPAELAAMVRAIRATERVLGDGRKVPLPVERELRAFARRTIMTRRPIRAGEVLDRSNVAVLRCGKRQPGLPPAALPAILGRRAARDLPAETGLTDADIAD from the coding sequence ATGAGTTGCTACATCATCGCCGAGGCGGGATCGAACCACTGTGGCAATCGCGACGTCGCGCACCGCTTGGTCGACGTCGCCGCGGACGCGGGCGCCGACGCCGTCAAGTTTCAGCTGTTCAAGGCCGAGGAGCTGTATCCGCGCTCCGCCGGCGCGAGCGATTACCTCGGCGATCCGCGGTCGATCTACGACATCATCCGCGACCTCGAGATGCCCGCGTCGTGGCTCGAGCCGCTCGCCCGCCACTGCGCGGACCGCGGGATCGACTTCCTGGTGTCGGCGTTCGACGAACAATCGGTGGACGCCGTGGACCCGTTCGTCGCCTCGCACAAGATCGCCAGTTACGAGATGACGCACCACCCGCTCGTGCGCCACGTCGCGGCCAAGGGCAAGCGCGTGCTGCTGTCGACCGGGACGGCGTCGCTGGACGAGGTGGGCGCCGCCGTCGACGTCGTGCGTGGCGCCGGCAACGACGACCTCGTGCTGCTGCAGTGTACCGCGAGCTACCCGACGCCGCTGGACCAGGCCAACGTGCGCGCGGTGCGCACGCTCGCCGACGCGTTCGGCGTTCCGGCGGGGCTGTCGGACCACACGCGCGATCCGATCACCGCGCCGGCCGCCGCCGTGGCGCTGGGAGCTGTGGTCGTCGAGAAGCACGTGACGCTCGACAACAAACTGCCCGGACCGGACCACGCCTTCGCCGTCGAACCCGCGGAGCTGGCCGCGATGGTCCGCGCCATCCGGGCGACGGAGCGCGTGCTCGGCGACGGCCGCAAGGTGCCGCTTCCCGTCGAGCGCGAACTGCGGGCGTTCGCGCGGCGGACGATCATGACGCGGCGGCCCATTCGGGCCGGCGAGGTGCTCGACCGGTCGAACGTGGCCGTGCTGCGGTGCGGAAAGCGACAGCCCGGCCTTCCCCCGGCTGCGCTGCCGGCGATTCTCGGCCGGCGCGCCGCGCGCGATCTGCCGGCGGAAACGGGGCTCACCGATGCCGACATCGCAGACTGA
- the pseB gene encoding UDP-N-acetylglucosamine 4,6-dehydratase (inverting), which translates to MSILDGRSVLVTGGTGSFGRAFTERALSDSRLRRLIVFSRDEQKHYRMERALRDSRLRFFVGDIRDRDRLRTAFRGVDIVVHAAAMKHVPICEYNPIEAVRTNIEGARNIVEAALEAGVGKVIALSTDKAVAPANLYGASKLCMEKLLIAANAYAGDQPTRFSIVRYGNVMGSAGSVIPLFEEQARRGKLTITDERMTRFWIDMDGAIDLVLKGLSRMRGGEIFIPKLPTTDIVTLAEAIAPGVPRETIGIRPGEKLHETLVSVEESRRANDLGDLIVIYPEFAFHGDPPRREGVPLPEGVAYSSDRPELRLTLDQTRALLGRAVRIAA; encoded by the coding sequence ATGTCGATTCTCGATGGACGGTCTGTTCTCGTCACCGGCGGCACCGGCTCGTTCGGGCGCGCGTTCACCGAACGGGCGCTGAGCGACAGCCGCCTGCGCCGCCTGATCGTGTTCAGTCGAGACGAGCAGAAGCACTATCGAATGGAACGGGCGCTGCGCGACAGTCGCCTGCGGTTCTTCGTCGGCGACATCCGCGACCGCGACCGCCTGCGCACCGCATTTCGCGGCGTCGACATCGTCGTGCACGCGGCCGCGATGAAGCACGTGCCGATCTGCGAGTACAACCCGATCGAGGCGGTGCGGACGAATATCGAGGGCGCTCGCAACATCGTCGAGGCCGCGCTCGAGGCGGGCGTCGGTAAGGTGATCGCGCTGAGCACCGACAAGGCGGTCGCGCCGGCGAACCTGTACGGCGCATCCAAGCTGTGCATGGAGAAGCTGCTGATCGCGGCCAACGCGTACGCGGGCGACCAGCCGACGCGGTTTTCGATCGTGCGCTATGGCAACGTCATGGGCAGCGCGGGCAGCGTGATTCCTCTGTTCGAGGAGCAGGCCCGCCGCGGCAAGCTCACCATCACCGACGAGCGAATGACGCGGTTCTGGATCGACATGGACGGCGCGATCGACCTCGTGCTGAAGGGACTGTCGCGGATGCGCGGCGGCGAGATCTTCATTCCGAAACTGCCGACGACCGACATCGTGACCCTCGCCGAGGCGATCGCGCCCGGCGTGCCGCGCGAGACCATCGGCATTCGGCCGGGCGAAAAGCTGCACGAGACGCTCGTGAGCGTCGAGGAGTCGCGGCGGGCGAACGATCTCGGCGACCTGATCGTCATCTACCCCGAGTTTGCGTTCCACGGCGATCCGCCGCGTCGCGAGGGCGTGCCGCTGCCGGAGGGCGTCGCGTACTCGAGTGACCGGCCCGAACTGCGGCTCACCCTCGACCAGACGCGCGCGCTGCTCGGCCGCGCGGTGAGGATTGCGGCGTGA
- the pseC gene encoding UDP-4-amino-4,6-dideoxy-N-acetyl-beta-L-altrosamine transaminase has protein sequence MSTATRNPAADLPYGRQTIDDDDVAAVVAALRSARLTQGPQVDAFERELAMYVGAPYVSACANGTAALHLAYAALGLGPGDEIITSPVTFSATASAAHQLGATVRFADVDPTTGTLHPPSVEALVTPRTQGVVAVHLGGLPCELTALRHLCDRHGLWLVEDAAHALGAVYRGAPIGSCRYADATTFSFHPVKHITTGEGGAVAVRDEALKRRIDRLRHHGIAREPDQFVQPSPGPWYYEVQQLGYNYRLPDILCALGRAQLAKQPAWLARRRAIAARYRERLHGIVSLQREPSYAQSAYHLMIALVPFERYGCDRATVMRALAAAGIGTQVHYIPLSHHPYYRARYGDLPDPPGVAEYYRHALSLPMFPAMTDADVDRVADAVIAALAPAARRAAGGTP, from the coding sequence ATGTCCACCGCCACGCGGAACCCGGCCGCCGACCTGCCGTACGGCCGCCAGACGATCGACGACGATGACGTCGCCGCGGTCGTCGCCGCGCTTCGGTCGGCGCGGCTCACCCAAGGCCCACAGGTGGACGCATTCGAACGCGAACTGGCGATGTACGTGGGCGCGCCGTACGTGAGCGCGTGCGCCAACGGCACCGCGGCGCTCCACCTGGCGTATGCGGCGCTCGGCCTGGGGCCGGGCGACGAGATCATCACCTCGCCGGTGACGTTCTCGGCGACGGCCAGCGCGGCGCACCAACTCGGCGCGACCGTCCGGTTTGCCGACGTCGATCCGACCACCGGCACGTTGCACCCGCCGTCGGTCGAGGCGCTCGTCACGCCGCGCACGCAGGGCGTCGTGGCGGTGCATCTGGGCGGCTTGCCGTGCGAACTGACCGCTTTGCGGCATCTGTGCGACCGCCACGGCCTGTGGCTCGTCGAGGACGCCGCCCACGCGCTCGGCGCGGTGTACCGCGGGGCACCGATCGGTTCGTGTCGCTACGCCGACGCGACGACCTTCAGCTTTCATCCGGTCAAGCACATCACGACCGGCGAAGGCGGCGCGGTGGCCGTGCGCGACGAGGCGCTCAAGCGCCGCATCGATCGACTGCGGCACCACGGCATCGCGCGCGAGCCGGACCAGTTCGTTCAGCCGAGCCCCGGTCCCTGGTATTACGAGGTGCAACAGCTCGGCTACAACTATCGGCTGCCGGACATCCTGTGCGCGCTCGGCCGCGCGCAGCTCGCCAAACAGCCGGCGTGGCTCGCGCGTCGGCGCGCGATCGCGGCGCGCTACCGCGAACGGTTGCACGGGATCGTGTCGCTGCAGCGCGAGCCGAGCTACGCCCAATCCGCCTACCACCTCATGATCGCCCTCGTTCCGTTCGAGCGGTACGGGTGCGATCGCGCGACGGTCATGCGCGCGCTCGCCGCCGCCGGGATCGGCACGCAGGTCCACTACATCCCGCTGTCGCACCACCCCTACTACCGCGCGCGATACGGCGACCTGCCGGATCCGCCCGGCGTCGCCGAGTACTACCGGCACGCGCTGAGTCTGCCGATGTTTCCCGCGATGACCGACGCCGACGTCGACCGGGTCGCGGACGCGGTCATCGCCGCGCTGGCGCCCGCCGCCCGGCGCGCCGCAGGAGGTACTCCATGA
- a CDS encoding diguanylate cyclase, which translates to MSVLHTSGSLEITVPHVLVVDDDPEVRTYLTSTLTSLGFAVVAVADGLAALREIERCKPDVVLADVRMPGMDGMLLLDAARTGNDLCDVPIVLMSGYADEALRVEAFERGAADFVLKPVAAGDLAARLRVRARDAARLARLERDSLVDALTGVANRRAVQRALDTELRRARRNRRSLAILVIDINDFKDINDTHGHLAGDEVLRQVARRLRMTLRATDVVGRIGGDEFLVVLPEQDERGAQLAADRVRFAAAEVRVGGAPIRLSIGIAWTPDGEIDADDLYRAADATMYRDKRAARALRAARIA; encoded by the coding sequence ATGAGCGTCCTCCACACGTCGGGTAGCCTGGAAATCACGGTGCCGCACGTCCTCGTCGTCGACGACGATCCCGAGGTGCGCACCTATCTCACATCGACGCTGACCTCGCTCGGCTTTGCGGTCGTGGCCGTCGCCGACGGGCTCGCGGCGTTGCGCGAGATCGAACGCTGCAAACCCGACGTGGTCCTGGCGGACGTTCGGATGCCCGGCATGGACGGCATGCTGCTGCTCGATGCCGCGCGCACGGGCAACGATCTGTGCGACGTGCCCATCGTGCTGATGTCCGGCTATGCGGACGAGGCGCTCCGCGTCGAAGCCTTCGAGCGCGGCGCGGCCGACTTCGTGCTCAAACCCGTGGCGGCCGGCGACCTGGCGGCGCGACTGCGGGTGCGGGCGCGCGACGCGGCGCGGCTGGCGCGGCTCGAGCGCGACAGCCTGGTGGATGCGCTCACGGGGGTCGCGAACCGCCGCGCGGTCCAGCGCGCGCTCGACACCGAGCTGCGCCGGGCCCGCCGCAATCGCCGCAGTCTGGCCATTTTGGTCATCGACATCAACGACTTCAAGGACATCAACGACACACACGGGCACTTGGCCGGCGACGAGGTGCTTCGCCAGGTCGCGCGACGCCTGCGCATGACCTTGCGCGCGACCGACGTGGTCGGCCGCATCGGCGGGGACGAGTTCCTCGTGGTGTTGCCCGAGCAGGACGAGCGCGGCGCGCAGCTCGCCGCCGACCGCGTGCGGTTTGCCGCCGCCGAGGTCCGCGTCGGCGGCGCCCCCATCCGGCTGTCGATCGGGATCGCGTGGACTCCAGACGGCGAGATCGACGCCGACGATCTGTACCGGGCGGCCGACGCGACGATGTACCGCGACAAGCGAGCGGCGCGCGCCCTGCGCGCCGCCCGGATCGCGTAG
- a CDS encoding sigma-54-dependent Fis family transcriptional regulator: MTAPTQERYRILALDDQRETVLSLQRALRPRGFDTEPYTDAARALDALASQPDSYDAALFDVVLPDVSGIDVLRRAKRIAPDLPVVMLTGDERAKTAVQALHAGAFGYLTKSTDDVDSIAHTLAQAARQRLLQRRAAQLERSLERVYGFEHMIGQSAAMRRVFDAVTKVAESDFGVLVRGESGTGKELVARAIHERSARASGPFVALNCAALPEALVDSELFGHERGAFTGAVGAREGAFERANGGTLFLDEIGDIPPAVQLRLLRVLQEREVVRVGGGAPRPVDVRVIAATHVDLERAVSDGRFRQDLYYRLNVVHIDLPPLRDRLDDVPLLVAHFVAKHADRSGHSPPTFSPAAIEALCSYDWPGNVRELENVVQRLLALVPGDEIRPEHLPSRVVGASSGRLRAVVVPEPQPVVDDLAWTDGMPFAEARRLVQERFERAYVTRLLDQVDGNIAEAARRAGMDRSNFRRVMIRAGVTADKPRRA, encoded by the coding sequence ATGACCGCGCCGACACAGGAACGTTATCGCATCTTGGCGTTGGACGACCAGCGCGAGACGGTCCTGTCGCTGCAGCGCGCGCTGCGACCGCGGGGCTTCGACACCGAGCCGTACACCGACGCCGCGCGCGCGCTCGACGCGCTGGCGTCGCAGCCCGACAGCTACGATGCGGCGCTGTTCGATGTCGTGTTGCCGGACGTAAGCGGCATCGACGTGCTCCGCCGCGCCAAGCGGATCGCACCCGACCTCCCCGTGGTCATGCTCACCGGCGACGAGCGCGCCAAGACCGCCGTGCAAGCGCTGCACGCCGGTGCCTTCGGTTACCTCACCAAGTCGACCGACGACGTCGACAGCATCGCGCACACACTGGCGCAAGCCGCACGGCAGCGGCTGCTCCAGCGCCGCGCCGCACAGCTCGAACGCAGCCTCGAACGCGTCTACGGCTTCGAGCACATGATCGGCCAGAGCGCCGCGATGCGTCGCGTGTTCGACGCGGTCACCAAGGTGGCCGAGTCGGACTTTGGCGTGCTCGTCCGCGGCGAAAGCGGCACCGGCAAGGAACTCGTCGCTCGCGCGATCCACGAACGCAGCGCCCGTGCGTCGGGGCCGTTCGTGGCGCTCAACTGCGCCGCGCTACCGGAGGCGCTCGTCGACAGCGAGCTGTTCGGCCACGAGCGCGGCGCGTTCACCGGTGCCGTCGGCGCGCGCGAAGGCGCATTCGAGCGCGCCAACGGCGGCACGCTGTTTCTCGACGAGATCGGCGACATCCCACCCGCGGTGCAGCTTCGCCTGCTGCGCGTGCTGCAGGAGCGCGAGGTCGTCCGGGTCGGCGGCGGCGCACCGCGTCCGGTGGACGTGCGCGTGATCGCCGCAACCCACGTGGACCTCGAACGCGCGGTTTCCGACGGACGATTTCGCCAGGACCTGTACTATCGGCTCAACGTCGTCCACATCGACCTGCCGCCGCTGCGCGACCGGCTCGACGACGTGCCGCTGCTCGTCGCGCACTTCGTCGCCAAGCACGCCGACCGATCGGGCCACTCGCCGCCGACGTTTTCGCCCGCGGCGATCGAGGCGTTGTGCTCCTACGACTGGCCCGGCAATGTGCGCGAACTCGAAAACGTCGTCCAGCGACTGCTCGCGCTCGTGCCCGGTGACGAGATCCGCCCCGAGCACCTGCCCTCGCGCGTCGTCGGCGCCAGCTCCGGCCGGCTGCGCGCGGTCGTCGTGCCCGAGCCGCAGCCGGTCGTCGACGACCTGGCGTGGACCGACGGCATGCCGTTCGCCGAGGCTCGGCGGCTGGTGCAGGAACGGTTCGAGCGCGCGTACGTCACGCGCCTGCTGGACCAGGTCGACGGGAACATTGCCGAAGCGGCCCGCCGCGCGGGGATGGATCGCTCCAACTTCCGGCGCGTGATGATCCGCGCCGGCGTCACGGCCGACAAGCCCAGACGCGCATAG
- a CDS encoding HDOD domain-containing protein codes for MQVIPASDTEFTLSELETAVAELDQLETLPSVAERVLSITADPDCDLADVVDAIAPDPGLTARLMKVANSAYFPRPVDNLRGAIVRLGLRDVRALTVTAALVGGPTSPFIHALWDRSLRCAALAASLARAGRIAVREPFLCGLLHDFGSLVLARLRADAYTDVVGEPDSDEQVERERAAFGYDHCDVGALVAAKWNLPPDLPYVMQFHHAPADIDALELPSPIVDAVRLVALARSIGRADFDFGAADRDLADGFGLDAEALAGATEAAWDVYAAYTRELLGDTASARPKPR; via the coding sequence ATGCAAGTCATACCGGCTAGCGACACCGAATTTACGCTCAGTGAGCTCGAGACGGCGGTCGCCGAGTTGGACCAACTCGAGACGCTGCCGTCCGTCGCCGAGCGCGTCCTGTCGATTACGGCCGATCCCGACTGCGATCTCGCCGACGTGGTCGATGCGATCGCACCGGACCCGGGCCTCACGGCTCGGCTCATGAAGGTCGCCAACAGCGCGTACTTTCCGCGGCCGGTGGACAACCTCCGCGGGGCGATCGTGCGACTCGGGCTTCGCGACGTGCGTGCGCTCACGGTGACGGCCGCCCTGGTCGGCGGTCCGACGTCGCCGTTCATCCACGCGCTGTGGGATCGGTCGTTGCGATGTGCCGCGCTGGCCGCGTCGCTCGCGCGAGCCGGGCGCATCGCCGTGCGCGAACCATTCTTGTGCGGCTTGCTGCACGACTTCGGGTCGCTCGTCCTCGCGCGGCTGCGCGCGGACGCATACACCGATGTGGTCGGCGAGCCCGACTCCGACGAGCAGGTGGAGCGGGAGCGCGCGGCGTTCGGGTACGACCACTGCGACGTCGGCGCACTGGTGGCAGCGAAATGGAACCTGCCGCCGGACCTGCCCTACGTGATGCAGTTTCATCACGCGCCAGCCGACATCGACGCGCTCGAGCTGCCGTCGCCGATCGTCGACGCGGTGCGCCTCGTCGCACTCGCCCGATCGATCGGGCGAGCCGACTTCGACTTCGGGGCGGCCGATCGCGATCTCGCCGACGGCTTCGGGTTGGACGCCGAGGCGCTCGCCGGCGCGACCGAAGCGGCGTGGGACGTCTACGCGGCGTACACGCGCGAACTGCTGGGAGACACCGCGAGCGCGCGGCCGAAGCCGCGCTGA
- a CDS encoding response regulator, with amino-acid sequence MTARVVVVEQSAAIARSIAEVLTDCGLLVCAIAHDGLSGLDAIKQHAPDVVTFDLLLPRLGGLPLVDAARRAGSSARYVAITAVSSRERVAAARDAGVSYYILKPIDWDKLRTVAAALVPAEVIHASHTG; translated from the coding sequence ATGACCGCGCGCGTCGTCGTCGTCGAGCAATCGGCTGCGATCGCCCGGTCGATCGCCGAGGTGCTGACCGACTGCGGCTTGCTCGTGTGCGCGATCGCGCACGACGGGCTCAGCGGACTCGACGCGATCAAGCAGCACGCGCCCGACGTGGTGACGTTCGACTTGTTGCTTCCGCGGCTCGGCGGATTGCCCCTCGTCGATGCCGCGCGGCGCGCCGGATCGTCTGCGCGCTACGTAGCGATCACCGCGGTGAGTTCGCGCGAGCGCGTCGCGGCCGCGCGCGACGCCGGGGTGTCGTACTACATCCTCAAACCGATCGACTGGGACAAGCTCCGCACGGTGGCCGCCGCGCTGGTGCCGGCAGAGGTGATCCATGCAAGTCATACCGGCTAG